The DNA region CCGGGAAGCCAGAACTTTCTGCCCGGCTCCGCTGAGTTCGCCGAGAACGGATGGCCGGCCCGCCATCGCCATCAGCAGAGCCTCCCCCGTCCCGACGACCTCGCGGCCCCGTCCGTGTGTCCAGTCGATGTCGTCGGCGCGCAGCCGCAACCCTCTGATCCGGCGCGGGACACCCAGCCTGGGGTTGAGCGGCATGAGCCGGAGCACCCGGTCCAGCCGATCGGGCGGGACGGTGCGAGGAAGCGCCAGCGAGCGACGGATGTCCTGATGGTGGATCGTGCCGTCGACCAGCGCGATCATCCCGCCGAACCCCGCGGTCAGGCCGCGCGGTTGCACGTGGTCGGCGAGGAACGACACGAGTTGTTCCGGGGTCAGCGACGAGTATTCGTCGACACCCACCTGGTTGGCGTGTACCACGCGACCTCTGGCGAACCTCTCGAACAGACCGACAGCGCCGAGCTCTTCGTAGCTGATCATGTGTGCGACAACATCTTTGATGCTCCAGCCGGCGCACAGGCTGTCGTGTTCCCACTGCTGCGGACTCAGGGTTGCCAGAAACTCCGCGAGCTCGGTGCGTTCCGCGCGTGCCATGGCCATCAGATCGGCGCCCATCAGCCGGCCAGGATCCCGGCGAAGCGCCGCAGATACAGCGGCCATCCGCTGTTCCCGTCCA from Mycobacterium sp. DL includes:
- a CDS encoding maleylpyruvate isomerase family mycothiol-dependent enzyme, which translates into the protein MGADLMAMARAERTELAEFLATLSPQQWEHDSLCAGWSIKDVVAHMISYEELGAVGLFERFARGRVVHANQVGVDEYSSLTPEQLVSFLADHVQPRGLTAGFGGMIALVDGTIHHQDIRRSLALPRTVPPDRLDRVLRLMPLNPRLGVPRRIRGLRLRADDIDWTHGRGREVVGTGEALLMAMAGRPSVLGELSGAGQKVLASRL